In Deinococcus psychrotolerans, a genomic segment contains:
- a CDS encoding HAD family hydrolase → MTSSDSSSLSTQRHVAFDWGGVFTIGTFDGRSTDRVAERGGVSVETVRQSYFRHVRQLEVGAWTLPQFWATLQQETGVEFAYEEFEALYLSSIHDNAPMYAALAALPKTVRVGLLSNNYPVVSDHLRARPEFARFDALVFSNEIGIKKPDPQSFAALEEAMQRPAAQTAFVDDVQENIDAANAYGFHGLLYSHERHEAFEKELAAWLSV, encoded by the coding sequence ATGACTTCCTCAGATTCCAGCTCTTTATCCACCCAGCGTCACGTCGCTTTCGATTGGGGCGGCGTATTTACCATCGGCACCTTCGACGGGCGCTCCACCGACAGGGTGGCCGAGCGCGGCGGCGTTAGCGTGGAAACGGTGCGCCAAAGCTATTTCCGGCATGTACGCCAACTCGAAGTCGGCGCGTGGACGCTGCCGCAGTTCTGGGCGACTTTGCAACAAGAAACTGGAGTGGAGTTTGCTTATGAAGAATTTGAAGCCCTTTATTTGAGCAGTATCCATGACAACGCCCCGATGTACGCTGCGCTCGCCGCCCTCCCCAAGACTGTCCGGGTGGGCCTGCTCAGCAACAACTATCCGGTGGTGAGTGATCATCTGCGGGCGCGGCCTGAGTTCGCCCGCTTTGACGCTCTGGTGTTTTCCAACGAAATCGGCATCAAAAAGCCTGACCCCCAATCGTTCGCCGCGCTTGAGGAGGCCATGCAGCGTCCAGCCGCGCAGACCGCCTTCGTGGACGACGTGCAAGAAAACATTGACGCCGCCAACGCCTACGGTTTTCATGGCCTGCTCTATTCCCACGAGCGGCATGAGGCCTTTGAAAAAGAGCTGGCGGCTTGGCTGAGTGTCTGA
- a CDS encoding FAD-binding dehydrogenase → MTLQPVDVIVVGAGLAGLVAAAEVADAGKTVLLLDQEGEQSLGGQAFWSLGGLFLVDSPEQRRLGIRDSHELASQDWLNTAGFDRPEDHWPRQWAQAYLAFAAGEKRSWLRSQGVQFFPAVGWAERGGQGAGGPGNSVPRFHIVWGSGPGIVEPFERRVRQHVQAGRIQFAFRHRVRGLTLSAGRVVGVHGEVLELSQVARGERSSRVVAGEFDLTAGATILTSGGIGGNPELVRQNWPTERLGPAPAFMITGVPAHVDGQMQLAAQTAGASLINPDRMWHYTEGIRNWNPIWPGHGIRVLPGPSSLWLDPSGRRLPFPHYPGFDTLGTLQHITQNGYPYTWFLLNRAIIKKEFSLSGSEQNPDWTNRDIGLSLKRAGRNVQGPVQAFMDHGADFVVRSNLPDLVRGMNELIGNGAVSYETVEREVRERDLQTHNDVGKDIQLALVRSARALLSERLTRVVRPAPILNPADGPLIAVKMNILTRKTLGGLETDLQARVLAPGGAVMPGLYAAGEVAGFGGGGVHGYRALEGTFLGGCLFSGRVAGRSAAQEI, encoded by the coding sequence ATGACCCTACAACCAGTCGATGTGATCGTGGTGGGCGCGGGCCTCGCAGGGCTGGTGGCTGCCGCCGAAGTCGCCGACGCGGGCAAAACTGTCCTGCTGCTCGACCAAGAAGGTGAGCAAAGCCTCGGCGGTCAAGCCTTCTGGTCGTTGGGCGGCCTTTTTTTGGTGGACTCGCCGGAGCAGCGTCGCCTCGGCATCCGTGATTCGCACGAGCTGGCCAGCCAAGATTGGCTCAACACGGCGGGCTTTGACCGGCCCGAGGATCACTGGCCGCGTCAGTGGGCGCAGGCGTATCTGGCGTTCGCGGCGGGCGAGAAACGCAGTTGGCTGAGATCTCAAGGCGTTCAGTTTTTTCCGGCGGTGGGCTGGGCCGAGCGCGGTGGACAGGGCGCAGGCGGCCCTGGCAACAGCGTGCCGAGATTTCATATCGTCTGGGGCAGCGGGCCGGGCATTGTTGAGCCGTTCGAGCGGCGGGTGCGCCAGCACGTTCAGGCGGGGCGTATCCAGTTTGCTTTTCGCCACCGGGTACGCGGCCTGACCCTCTCGGCGGGGCGGGTGGTGGGTGTTCACGGCGAGGTGCTGGAACTCTCGCAAGTGGCGCGGGGCGAGCGCAGCTCAAGGGTGGTGGCGGGCGAGTTCGACTTGACGGCGGGGGCGACCATTCTCACGTCCGGGGGCATTGGCGGCAACCCCGAACTGGTGCGGCAAAACTGGCCTACCGAGCGCCTCGGCCCCGCGCCCGCCTTTATGATCACAGGTGTTCCGGCACACGTGGACGGCCAGATGCAACTCGCCGCCCAAACTGCTGGAGCCAGCTTGATCAACCCTGACCGGATGTGGCACTACACCGAGGGGATTCGCAACTGGAATCCGATTTGGCCGGGTCACGGCATTCGGGTCTTGCCGGGGCCGAGCAGCCTGTGGCTCGATCCCAGCGGGCGGCGGCTGCCCTTTCCCCATTATCCCGGCTTCGACACGCTCGGCACCTTGCAGCACATCACCCAAAATGGCTATCCCTACACCTGGTTTCTCCTCAACCGGGCCATCATCAAAAAGGAATTTAGCTTGTCGGGCAGCGAGCAAAACCCGGACTGGACAAACCGCGATATCGGCTTGTCGCTGAAACGGGCAGGCCGTAACGTGCAGGGGCCGGTGCAAGCGTTCATGGATCATGGAGCCGACTTCGTGGTGCGTTCCAACTTGCCCGATCTGGTGCGCGGCATGAACGAGCTGATCGGCAACGGGGCCGTGAGTTACGAAACGGTAGAGCGAGAAGTCCGTGAGCGCGACCTCCAAACCCACAACGACGTGGGGAAAGACATCCAACTGGCCCTGGTTCGGTCGGCCCGCGCCCTGCTCAGTGAACGTCTGACGCGGGTGGTGAGGCCCGCTCCAATTCTTAACCCGGCGGACGGGCCGCTGATTGCCGTCAAGATGAACATCCTGACCCGCAAAACTTTGGGGGGACTGGAAACCGATTTGCAAGCCAGGGTTTTGGCTCCCGGCGGCGCGGTGATGCCGGGCCTCTACGCGGCGGGCGAGGTGGCGGGTTTCGGCGGCGGCGGCGTTCACGGTTACCGCGCTCTGGAGGGCACTTTTTTGGGTGGCTGCCTGTTCAGCGGGCGGGTGGCCGGGCGCTCGGCGGCGCAGGAGATTTGA
- a CDS encoding GIY-YIG nuclease family protein — protein sequence MTQTQPRVYKNFTPRMGVYVLRCPASDLTLLDLSPHVEGGVNRVRFQLDAGVYPDKDIQRRWTASGPDAFELEVLDELAYDPSKPADHDYSDELTELESLHRERLSLEPRPRNARGLR from the coding sequence ATGACCCAGACTCAGCCCCGCGTTTACAAGAACTTCACGCCCAGAATGGGTGTCTATGTGCTGCGCTGCCCAGCTTCCGACCTGACATTGCTGGATCTCAGCCCTCATGTGGAAGGCGGCGTCAACCGTGTGCGCTTTCAGCTTGACGCCGGCGTGTATCCAGACAAGGATATTCAGCGGCGCTGGACAGCGAGCGGCCCGGACGCCTTCGAGCTCGAGGTGCTGGATGAACTCGCCTACGATCCCAGCAAGCCAGCCGATCATGATTACAGTGACGAACTGACCGAACTCGAATCCCTGCACCGCGAGCGCCTGAGCCTTGAGCCCAGACCCAGAAACGCCAGAGGCCTGCGCTGA
- a CDS encoding aminopeptidase, which produces MTSSHPDSSIAPDSSAADFQRLLAGYAELLVKVGVNLQPGGKLLVNAPLEAAELARLVARSAYRAGALNVVVRYVDEQLARLKMDAAPDAAIEYVPAWLPDEALRMIEDGYSFLTLDGSDPDLMAGADPERLAKTATLRAAVMRPVSQKMMGFEAAWCIGAISIPSWAIKVYPELAPEEAVSALWRDIFKVTRADTPDPVAAWQAHIVRLGKVRDFLNTQHFASLHFADPHGETDLTVGLADGHLWAGVEDHTKAGVKIVPNMPTDEVFTAPHRDRVDGVAVASKPLLVRGETVEGIRVRFEGGKVVEASARSGEATFLKLLDTDEGARHIGEVALVAASAPVAQTGRLFYNTLFDENAASHIALGRAYPFTFSQDPAQSGGNDSLIHEDWMIGTPSMNVDGVNPDGSRVTLMRGGEWAIEGLTT; this is translated from the coding sequence ATGACTTCCTCTCACCCAGATTCCAGCATCGCCCCAGATTCCAGCGCCGCCGACTTCCAACGCCTCCTCGCGGGCTACGCCGAACTGCTGGTCAAGGTAGGCGTCAACCTGCAACCGGGCGGCAAACTGCTGGTCAATGCACCGCTGGAAGCGGCTGAGCTGGCCCGGCTGGTGGCTCGCAGCGCCTACCGAGCCGGAGCGCTGAACGTGGTGGTGCGTTACGTTGACGAGCAACTTGCCCGCCTCAAGATGGACGCCGCTCCCGACGCGGCCATCGAGTATGTTCCGGCGTGGCTCCCCGACGAAGCCCTCAGGATGATCGAAGACGGCTATTCCTTCCTGACGCTGGACGGCAGCGACCCTGATCTGATGGCCGGGGCCGATCCCGAACGGCTGGCCAAAACGGCCACGCTACGGGCCGCCGTCATGCGCCCAGTCAGTCAAAAAATGATGGGGTTCGAGGCGGCGTGGTGCATCGGGGCGATCAGCATTCCGAGCTGGGCCATCAAGGTCTACCCCGAACTTGCGCCAGAAGAAGCAGTTTCGGCTCTCTGGCGCGACATTTTCAAGGTGACGCGGGCCGATACGCCTGATCCGGTGGCGGCGTGGCAAGCCCACATCGTCCGGCTGGGCAAGGTGCGCGACTTTCTGAATACCCAGCACTTCGCGTCGCTGCATTTTGCCGATCCGCACGGCGAAACCGACCTGACGGTGGGACTGGCAGACGGCCACCTCTGGGCGGGCGTGGAAGACCACACCAAGGCGGGCGTGAAAATCGTGCCAAACATGCCCACGGACGAAGTGTTCACCGCGCCGCACCGAGACCGGGTGGACGGCGTGGCGGTAGCCAGCAAGCCGCTCCTCGTAAGGGGCGAGACGGTGGAGGGCATCAGGGTGCGCTTTGAAGGCGGCAAGGTGGTGGAGGCCAGCGCCCGCAGCGGCGAGGCGACTTTCCTCAAGCTGCTCGACACCGACGAGGGTGCGCGGCACATCGGAGAAGTGGCATTGGTGGCAGCCAGCGCTCCGGTCGCGCAGACTGGGCGGCTTTTTTACAACACCCTCTTTGACGAAAATGCCGCCTCGCACATCGCGCTGGGCCGCGCTTACCCTTTTACCTTCAGCCAAGACCCGGCCCAGAGCGGCGGCAACGACTCGCTGATTCACGAAGACTGGATGATCGGCACCCCCAGCATGAATGTGGACGGCGTCAACCCAGACGGCAGCCGCGTGACGCTGATGCGCGGCGGTGAGTGGGCCATTGAGGGCCTGACGACCTGA
- a CDS encoding metalloregulator ArsR/SmtB family transcription factor: MNSVQDAADFFKALSHPARVLLVRLTWERARSGEELCKLLNLSAATVSHHLTQLDDAGLVTAEQSGHHRFYRAHQAAFAPTLTQLVRAEAKQPPYQTEAERYRAKVIQTFLKGGKLSAIPAQRKKRDVILEVLVNEFEVGREYPEREVNELLGTYHPDFFTLRRELIMRGLLERGSGVYWRPAEQAAVNPLAQEA, from the coding sequence GTGAATAGCGTCCAAGACGCCGCCGACTTCTTCAAAGCGCTGTCGCATCCGGCCCGCGTGCTTTTGGTTCGGCTGACTTGGGAACGCGCCCGAAGCGGCGAAGAGTTGTGCAAGCTGCTGAATTTGTCGGCGGCCACGGTCAGCCACCACCTCACGCAGCTCGACGACGCCGGACTGGTCACGGCGGAGCAGTCGGGCCACCACCGCTTTTACCGGGCGCACCAAGCCGCCTTCGCGCCCACGCTGACGCAACTGGTGCGGGCCGAAGCCAAGCAACCTCCTTACCAAACCGAAGCCGAGCGCTACCGCGCCAAAGTCATTCAGACGTTCCTCAAAGGTGGCAAGCTCAGCGCCATTCCTGCTCAGCGCAAAAAGCGGGACGTCATTTTAGAAGTGCTGGTCAACGAATTTGAAGTGGGCCGCGAGTACCCGGAGCGCGAAGTCAACGAACTTTTGGGCACGTATCACCCTGACTTTTTCACCTTGCGCCGTGAACTGATCATGCGCGGACTGTTGGAGCGCGGCAGCGGTGTGTACTGGCGACCCGCTGAACAAGCGGCAGTCAACCCACTTGCGCAGGAGGCGTAG
- a CDS encoding hemolysin family protein, with product MSTYLVPILIILVLVVVNGVFVAAEFSLLAARASRLESLAKEGNAAARALTQVMSSAQNKDRYIAVAQLGITLASIGLGMYGEHELAGWLYAPFERLGLGEGAAHSAGAVISLLAITFMHIVFGEMIPKGLALQLPESTSLSVSPLMRLFAVIFAPLVWLLSGMAVGLMRLLGIRDPGENSFLYSSRELAIVTRESAEGGQIDDAQQNLIQNIFALEDHTAAELMTPRTRLKALSISASAEAIHTLIAEAPRSRFPVYEESLDNIVGVLHIKDFIRARSLLGNKAGGGAAFNLRRLLRKLPSVAESETAEDLLALFKRERVHAALVVDEYGGTLGFVTMDDLIEDVIELDEDDPRIIHNPDGSYSLDGEVTLSELRDDLGFKLVSDDANTVAGLVLAAYGTLPPAGITVHVQNVDLTAEAVEGLRITRVRLRQVDSV from the coding sequence GTGAGCACTTACCTCGTGCCGATCCTCATTATTCTGGTGTTGGTGGTTGTCAACGGCGTGTTCGTGGCGGCTGAATTCTCGCTGCTGGCCGCCAGAGCCTCGCGCCTGGAGAGCCTTGCCAAAGAAGGCAACGCCGCCGCCCGCGCCCTGACCCAAGTGATGAGCAGCGCCCAGAACAAAGACCGTTACATTGCCGTAGCGCAACTCGGCATTACGCTGGCCAGCATTGGGCTGGGCATGTACGGCGAACACGAACTGGCAGGCTGGCTTTACGCGCCTTTTGAGCGGCTGGGACTCGGCGAGGGCGCGGCCCACTCGGCCGGAGCGGTGATCAGCTTGCTGGCCATCACCTTTATGCATATTGTCTTCGGCGAAATGATTCCCAAAGGGCTGGCGCTGCAATTGCCCGAATCCACCAGCTTGAGTGTCAGCCCGCTGATGCGCTTATTTGCAGTGATTTTTGCGCCGCTGGTGTGGCTGCTCAGCGGCATGGCGGTAGGGCTGATGCGGCTTTTGGGCATCCGCGATCCGGGTGAAAACAGCTTCCTGTATTCCAGCCGCGAACTGGCGATTGTGACCCGCGAGAGCGCTGAGGGCGGGCAAATTGACGACGCTCAGCAAAACCTGATTCAAAATATCTTCGCGCTCGAAGACCACACCGCCGCTGAGCTGATGACGCCGCGCACCCGTCTCAAAGCTCTTTCCATCAGCGCCAGCGCCGAAGCCATTCACACCCTGATCGCCGAGGCTCCGCGAAGCCGATTCCCGGTCTACGAAGAGAGCCTAGACAACATTGTGGGCGTGCTGCACATCAAAGACTTCATTCGCGCCCGCAGCTTGCTGGGCAACAAAGCAGGTGGGGGCGCGGCGTTTAATTTGCGCCGCCTGCTCCGTAAACTGCCCAGCGTGGCCGAGTCGGAGACGGCGGAAGATTTGCTGGCCCTCTTCAAGCGCGAGCGGGTTCACGCCGCTTTGGTGGTCGACGAATACGGCGGCACACTGGGCTTTGTCACGATGGACGACCTGATCGAAGACGTGATCGAACTGGATGAAGACGACCCACGCATCATCCACAACCCCGACGGCTCGTACAGCTTGGACGGCGAAGTGACGCTCTCGGAGCTGCGCGACGACCTCGGCTTCAAGCTGGTGTCCGACGACGCCAACACGGTGGCGGGTTTGGTGCTGGCCGCTTACGGCACCTTGCCGCCCGCCGGCATCACGGTACACGTACAGAACGTGGACTTGACCGCCGAAGCGGTGGAAGGACTCAGAATCACGCGGGTACGACTGCGGCAAGTGGACAGCGTTTGA
- a CDS encoding hemolysin family protein: MSALLPSFILLVLTALNALYVAAEFATVGARRSRLQERADGGNAKAKTLAGILHDPRRLDDYVAACQVGITLTSLLSGAYGQAQLAPLLTPYLGEVGGAAAATVVVLLIITVLQVVLGELLPKTVALRYPERLALALLQPMQFSLVLFRPLITLLNGAASQILRRVGVGGEHSHTHVHSPDELQALFSASAKGGLIDAAERQMLAGVLNIEDRVVREIMTPRTRLVTVGHAEHLADALGRLSTSAYTRFPVIGEGGIDDVVGVVNLRTLYLRSRQRPEAAVATIMYKPLIVADATAVPLLWRKLREAGRHSAIVVDEYGGVAGMVTLEDAIEEIFGDLQDEFDQEDEAYSQVERRVSVRGDLLIDDVNDELGLELPTEEADTISGLIWAEMGRLPMVGDEVRVGELVMRVESMERRAVRRISFDREDNQTIVVTSKKRGEA, translated from the coding sequence GTGAGCGCCCTCCTTCCCAGTTTTATTTTGCTCGTTCTCACCGCTCTCAACGCCCTGTACGTGGCGGCTGAGTTCGCCACTGTCGGCGCACGCCGCAGCCGCTTGCAGGAGCGGGCTGACGGCGGAAACGCCAAAGCCAAGACGCTGGCGGGCATCTTGCACGACCCGCGCCGCCTCGACGATTACGTGGCGGCCTGCCAGGTCGGGATTACGCTGACCAGTTTGCTCTCGGGCGCGTATGGACAGGCCCAGCTCGCGCCGCTGCTGACGCCGTATCTGGGCGAGGTAGGCGGCGCGGCGGCGGCAACGGTGGTGGTGCTGCTGATTATCACGGTGCTGCAAGTGGTGTTAGGCGAGCTCCTGCCCAAGACCGTGGCCCTGCGTTACCCGGAGCGGCTGGCGCTGGCCCTGCTGCAACCGATGCAGTTCAGCTTGGTGTTGTTTCGGCCGCTGATTACGCTGCTCAACGGCGCGGCCTCACAGATTCTTCGGCGTGTCGGGGTGGGCGGCGAACACAGCCACACCCACGTCCACTCCCCCGACGAGTTGCAGGCGCTGTTTAGTGCCAGCGCCAAAGGCGGCCTGATCGACGCGGCCGAGCGGCAAATGCTGGCGGGAGTGCTGAATATCGAGGATCGGGTGGTGCGCGAAATCATGACGCCGCGAACCCGTCTGGTGACGGTGGGGCATGCCGAACACCTCGCCGACGCGCTGGGACGGCTGTCCACCAGCGCTTATACCCGCTTTCCGGTGATCGGTGAGGGCGGGATAGATGACGTGGTGGGCGTGGTGAATTTACGCACGCTGTATTTGCGCTCACGCCAGCGGCCCGAAGCGGCCGTCGCCACGATCATGTATAAGCCGCTGATCGTGGCCGACGCCACCGCCGTGCCGCTGCTGTGGCGCAAGCTGCGCGAGGCCGGCCGCCACAGCGCCATCGTGGTCGACGAATACGGCGGAGTGGCGGGTATGGTCACGCTCGAAGACGCCATCGAAGAAATCTTTGGCGACCTCCAAGACGAGTTTGACCAAGAAGACGAGGCCTACAGCCAAGTCGAGCGGCGCGTCAGCGTGCGCGGGGACTTACTGATTGACGACGTGAACGACGAACTGGGCTTGGAACTGCCCACCGAAGAAGCCGACACCATCAGCGGGCTGATCTGGGCCGAGATGGGGCGGTTGCCGATGGTGGGCGACGAAGTGCGGGTGGGCGAATTGGTAATGCGGGTCGAGAGCATGGAGCGCCGCGCTGTACGCCGCATCAGCTTTGACCGTGAAGACAACCAGACCATTGTCGTCACCTCCAAAAAGCGGGGGGAAGCGTGA
- a CDS encoding SRPBCC family protein has product MTMESNTKDQQRLITGAAGGALALFGLIKRGPLGLLMAAAGGFLIFRAAGGSQMVNQVTGGGPTSSKPIFVEHSVVIDRPAQSVYDFWRKLDNLPQIMSHLETVTVLDERRSRWVAKAPLGTHVEWEAEVVNDKPGERIGWHSLPGATVDNAGSVQFESMPNGSTRLHVALSYRPPAGPLGAAVAKIFGEEPSQQIAEDLQKFKQSFEAQSKN; this is encoded by the coding sequence ATGACCATGGAATCCAATACCAAAGACCAGCAACGCCTCATTACTGGCGCGGCAGGCGGCGCACTCGCTTTGTTCGGCTTGATTAAACGCGGCCCACTCGGCTTACTGATGGCCGCAGCCGGCGGCTTCCTGATTTTCAGGGCGGCAGGCGGCTCACAGATGGTCAACCAGGTTACGGGCGGCGGCCCCACCAGCAGCAAGCCGATCTTCGTCGAACACAGCGTCGTGATTGACCGGCCCGCTCAGAGCGTCTATGACTTCTGGCGCAAACTCGACAACTTGCCCCAAATCATGAGCCACTTGGAGACCGTCACAGTGCTCGACGAGCGCCGCAGCCGCTGGGTCGCTAAAGCCCCGCTCGGCACCCACGTCGAGTGGGAAGCCGAAGTGGTCAACGATAAGCCCGGCGAGCGCATCGGCTGGCACAGCTTGCCTGGCGCGACAGTAGACAACGCGGGCAGTGTCCAATTTGAAAGCATGCCCAACGGCAGCACCCGCCTGCACGTGGCGCTGAGCTACCGCCCACCGGCCGGCCCGCTCGGAGCCGCCGTCGCCAAGATCTTTGGTGAAGAACCCAGCCAGCAGATCGCCGAAGACCTTCAGAAGTTCAAGCAAAGCTTCGAGGCCCAGAGCAAGAACTAA